From Chryseobacterium sp. IHB B 17019, one genomic window encodes:
- a CDS encoding acetyl-CoA C-acyltransferase has translation MKEVFIVSAVRTPMGSFMGSLSTVPATKLGSVAVKGALDKINLDPKQVQEIYMGNVLQAGEGQAPARQVALGAGLSIEIPSTTVNKVCASGMKAVTMAAQAIKAGDVDVIVAGGMENMSSVPHYYNARIATKLGDIKMQDGMVLDGLTDVYNKVHMGVCAEKCATDYNISREEQDNFAIESYKRAAKAWSEGKFAEEIVPVEIPQRKGDPIVFAEDEEYKAVKFDKIPTLPTVFKKEQGTVTAANASTLNDGASALILVSKEKMEELGLKPLAKIISYADAAQEPENFTTSPAKALPIALKKAGLELTDIDFFEFNEAFSVVGLANNKILGLDASKVNVNGGAVAIGHPLGSSGSRIIVTLINVLKQNNAKLGAAAICNGGGGASAIVIENM, from the coding sequence ATGAAAGAAGTATTCATCGTTTCCGCAGTAAGAACTCCTATGGGAAGTTTTATGGGAAGTTTATCAACGGTTCCTGCCACAAAGTTGGGGTCTGTTGCAGTAAAAGGCGCATTAGATAAAATCAACCTTGATCCGAAGCAGGTTCAGGAGATCTACATGGGGAACGTTTTACAGGCGGGAGAAGGACAGGCTCCGGCTCGCCAGGTAGCTTTAGGAGCGGGACTTTCTATTGAAATACCTTCTACTACGGTAAATAAAGTTTGTGCATCAGGAATGAAGGCCGTGACAATGGCTGCACAGGCGATCAAAGCAGGAGATGTAGACGTAATCGTTGCTGGAGGTATGGAGAATATGTCTTCCGTTCCTCACTATTATAATGCAAGAATTGCCACAAAATTAGGCGATATCAAAATGCAGGACGGTATGGTATTAGACGGTCTTACAGACGTTTACAATAAAGTTCATATGGGAGTTTGTGCAGAAAAATGCGCAACTGACTACAATATTTCAAGAGAAGAGCAGGATAATTTCGCTATTGAATCTTACAAAAGAGCTGCAAAAGCTTGGAGTGAAGGAAAATTTGCTGAAGAAATTGTACCGGTAGAAATTCCTCAAAGAAAAGGAGATCCTATCGTTTTTGCAGAAGATGAAGAATATAAAGCTGTAAAATTTGATAAAATCCCTACCCTTCCTACAGTTTTCAAAAAAGAACAAGGAACGGTAACGGCAGCAAATGCTTCTACTCTTAATGACGGGGCCTCTGCATTAATCCTTGTTTCTAAGGAAAAAATGGAAGAATTAGGTCTTAAGCCATTAGCAAAAATCATTTCTTATGCTGATGCTGCTCAAGAGCCTGAAAACTTCACAACTTCACCTGCAAAAGCATTACCGATTGCTCTTAAAAAAGCAGGATTGGAACTTACTGATATTGATTTCTTCGAGTTCAATGAGGCTTTCTCTGTAGTAGGTTTGGCAAACAATAAAATCTTAGGATTAGATGCATCAAAAGTGAATGTAAATGGTGGAGCAGTAGCTATTGGACACCCTCTTGGAAGTTCAGGTTCAAGAATTATTGTTACTTTGATCAACGTTTTAAAACAAAACAATGCAAAATTAGGAGCTGCTGCAATCTGCAATGGTGGTGGCGGTGCTTCTGCTATTGTTATTGAAAATATGTAA